Proteins found in one Amycolatopsis aidingensis genomic segment:
- a CDS encoding protease inhibitor I42 family protein, translating into MVAGSRGGRRLPPLLKSQEECAVLVRLAQVDAGRTTELRVGDTVELRLPEVPSSGYRWRWRLPEGVRLTADEHIGAQGHPKGGRAGQEQGPPGQGGVRRLALDIVGAGRHLLAAELARPWEDGPRRSLTFSLLATAAATPNE; encoded by the coding sequence GTGGTGGCCGGCAGTCGAGGGGGCCGCCGGCTACCACCACTCCTGAAGTCCCAGGAGGAATGTGCAGTGCTGGTCCGGTTGGCGCAGGTCGATGCGGGGAGGACGACCGAGCTGCGCGTGGGGGACACCGTGGAGCTGCGGCTCCCGGAGGTCCCCTCATCCGGTTACCGGTGGCGTTGGCGATTGCCGGAGGGGGTCCGGTTGACGGCCGACGAGCACATCGGGGCTCAGGGGCACCCTAAAGGGGGTCGGGCGGGCCAGGAGCAGGGTCCGCCTGGTCAGGGTGGGGTTCGCCGGCTGGCGCTCGACATTGTCGGCGCCGGCCGGCACCTCCTGGCAGCTGAGCTGGCGCGGCCGTGGGAGGACGGCCCGCGCCGCTCGCTGACCTTTTCCTTGCTCGCTACCGCAGCCGCTACTCCAAACGAGTGA
- a CDS encoding RNA polymerase sigma factor has product MTDVRTAETGPPWEGLQGHELHAACMHAARAGDHRARDRLVAELTPLVWHVARSNGLDQHVAEDVVQTVWLALFSNLNEIKEPRTLAAWLITTTRRESQRASGGKSRSVQLTDEIAETVPSTQPAPEAEALRADRDRRIWRAFAQLSQRCQEVLRLTVLAGRAEYRLVAEALRMPPGSIGPTRGRCLNKMRDLLDIEGGGSV; this is encoded by the coding sequence GTGACCGATGTTCGAACCGCCGAAACGGGACCTCCGTGGGAGGGCCTGCAAGGCCATGAACTGCACGCGGCATGTATGCACGCGGCCCGCGCCGGGGACCACCGGGCCCGCGACCGGCTGGTCGCCGAGCTGACTCCACTGGTGTGGCATGTCGCCCGGAGTAACGGGCTCGACCAGCATGTGGCCGAGGACGTCGTGCAGACGGTGTGGCTCGCGCTGTTCAGCAACCTGAATGAGATCAAGGAGCCGAGGACGCTCGCCGCCTGGCTGATCACCACGACCCGTAGAGAGTCCCAGCGGGCCAGCGGTGGGAAATCCCGATCCGTGCAACTGACGGACGAGATCGCCGAGACGGTACCGAGTACGCAACCGGCACCGGAGGCCGAAGCCCTGCGCGCCGACCGGGATCGCCGGATCTGGCGCGCCTTCGCCCAGCTGTCGCAGCGCTGCCAAGAGGTGCTGCGCCTGACCGTTCTCGCGGGGCGAGCAGAGTACCGCCTGGTCGCCGAAGCCCTGCGGATGCCACCCGGCAGTATCGGGCCGACCAGGGGCCGCTGCCTGAACAAGATGCGAGACCTGCTGGACATCGAAGGGGGCGGCAGCGTATGA
- a CDS encoding CHAT domain-containing protein produces MSLAAAEAETTSMDAGLARLKAAEVVLGHLPAGVTRRRLRAVAGLQRAVILFRAGRLAESLSLFDTFLPDLDPADDNGILLPSHLMNRAIVHLLMSNPERALTDLQRCLELAVEYGHKRLEGKARHNLGDQAALVGDIPAALHHYEEAARIFESAGPGSLPKVRLDQARALLSAGLADEAARHLDEALPELRRNRVMQDLAEAEVARAAAAILDGDLPMAKRLAGAARRRFLRKGNTRWAEVAALSKLRAEALTALDSADSRAGARLPTKLRQLAQRLAELGLRDEAGVARLLAIRLLLRRDRVAAAEALLAEVPKPRRTTPVDHRMLRRLCQAELAVATGKHRSALAQARAGLTELGLIRDRMGGLDLLSGTAVHGQELGRLGVRVVLEGARGQAGARRVLAWQERTRAQVFRYEPMPVIEDQVFASRITEMRSLQRTVQQLRLEGKPVAMLEKRYAGLQREVSRLGWYTSPWGKPRPVSAPEEVAERLGERALVSLVRQGDALSGVVVRDGRFRLVRLGPLDDVVETTKQLHADLDALAPDQLPEPLANAVMNSARKRAERLDQLLLAPLREAIGDRELVIVPIGPLYALPWPALPSLRGRPLAVAPSATAWVGAASRRGEEERTNDPVLLVGGPGVPGAVGEVRQLRLVYPDAHLVDNELATSTSVLSELQGSRLAHLAAHGMHEPANALFSRLELVDGPLYAHETTRLSRLPERVVLAACELAMSHTRPGEEPLGFAGTLLAAGARSVFGAVARVGDHAAAQTMTELHRLLSAGEQPAAALAEATAAEPLRRPFVCLGAG; encoded by the coding sequence ATGAGCCTGGCCGCCGCCGAGGCCGAGACCACCTCGATGGATGCCGGGCTGGCCCGCCTGAAGGCAGCCGAGGTCGTGCTCGGCCACCTGCCCGCCGGTGTCACCCGGCGCAGGCTCCGGGCGGTGGCCGGACTACAGCGCGCCGTGATCCTTTTCCGGGCGGGCCGCCTTGCCGAGTCCCTCAGCCTGTTCGACACCTTCCTGCCCGACCTTGATCCGGCGGACGACAACGGGATCCTGTTGCCCAGCCACCTGATGAACAGGGCGATCGTCCATCTCCTGATGAGCAACCCCGAGCGCGCCCTGACCGACCTCCAGCGCTGCCTCGAACTGGCTGTGGAGTACGGGCACAAGCGGCTGGAAGGCAAGGCGCGGCACAACCTCGGTGACCAGGCCGCCCTGGTGGGCGACATCCCGGCCGCCTTGCACCACTACGAGGAGGCCGCTCGGATCTTTGAGTCGGCGGGGCCGGGCTCGTTGCCCAAGGTGCGGCTGGACCAGGCGCGTGCTCTGCTGTCCGCGGGGCTTGCGGACGAGGCGGCGCGGCATCTGGACGAGGCGTTGCCGGAGCTGCGCCGTAACCGGGTCATGCAGGACCTCGCCGAAGCTGAGGTCGCGCGGGCGGCCGCCGCGATTCTGGACGGTGACCTCCCGATGGCCAAACGACTTGCGGGTGCCGCACGCCGTCGTTTCCTCCGCAAGGGCAATACGCGGTGGGCCGAGGTAGCCGCGTTGAGCAAGCTACGTGCCGAGGCACTTACCGCGCTGGACAGCGCGGACAGCCGCGCCGGGGCGCGCCTGCCGACCAAGCTCAGGCAGCTCGCGCAACGGCTCGCCGAGCTCGGCCTGCGGGACGAGGCCGGGGTTGCCCGGCTACTCGCTATCCGGCTGCTACTGCGCAGGGACCGGGTGGCGGCCGCGGAGGCGCTGCTGGCCGAGGTACCGAAGCCGCGCCGCACCACCCCGGTGGACCACCGGATGCTGCGCCGGTTGTGCCAGGCGGAGCTGGCGGTGGCCACCGGGAAACACCGCTCGGCACTGGCCCAGGCCAGGGCCGGGCTGACCGAGCTGGGCCTGATCCGGGACCGGATGGGCGGGCTGGACCTGCTGTCCGGAACCGCCGTGCACGGCCAGGAGCTCGGCAGGCTCGGCGTGCGGGTGGTGCTGGAAGGCGCGCGGGGGCAGGCCGGGGCGCGGCGGGTACTCGCCTGGCAGGAACGCACCAGGGCGCAGGTTTTCCGGTACGAGCCGATGCCGGTGATCGAGGACCAGGTGTTCGCCAGCCGGATCACCGAGATGCGCAGCCTGCAACGAACCGTCCAGCAGCTGCGCCTGGAGGGCAAACCCGTTGCCATGCTGGAGAAGCGCTACGCCGGGTTGCAGCGGGAGGTGAGCAGGCTGGGCTGGTACACCAGCCCGTGGGGCAAACCCCGCCCGGTGTCGGCGCCGGAGGAGGTGGCCGAACGGCTCGGCGAGCGGGCACTGGTCAGCCTGGTCCGGCAGGGTGACGCGCTGTCCGGGGTGGTGGTCCGGGATGGCCGGTTCCGGCTGGTCCGGCTCGGGCCGCTGGACGATGTCGTGGAGACCACCAAGCAGCTGCATGCCGACCTGGACGCGCTGGCCCCGGACCAGTTGCCGGAACCGCTGGCCAACGCGGTGATGAACTCCGCCCGCAAGCGGGCCGAGCGCCTGGACCAGCTGCTGCTCGCGCCGTTGCGGGAGGCGATCGGCGATCGGGAGCTGGTGATCGTGCCGATCGGCCCGCTGTACGCGCTGCCATGGCCCGCGCTGCCTTCGTTGCGTGGCCGTCCGCTCGCGGTCGCCCCTTCGGCCACCGCCTGGGTGGGTGCGGCGTCCCGGCGCGGCGAGGAGGAGCGAACGAACGATCCGGTGTTGCTGGTCGGCGGTCCCGGCGTTCCCGGCGCGGTCGGCGAGGTACGGCAGCTACGGCTGGTGTACCCGGACGCGCATCTGGTCGACAACGAGCTGGCGACAAGTACCTCGGTGCTGTCCGAGCTGCAAGGATCCCGGCTGGCGCACCTGGCCGCGCACGGCATGCACGAACCGGCCAACGCCCTGTTCTCCCGGCTGGAGCTGGTGGACGGGCCGCTGTACGCGCACGAGACCACCCGGCTCAGCCGGTTGCCGGAACGTGTGGTGCTCGCCGCCTGCGAGCTGGCGATGAGTCACACCCGCCCAGGGGAGGAACCGCTCGGCTTCGCCGGAACCCTGCTCGCCGCCGGCGCCCGCTCGGTTTTCGGTGCGGTGGCGCGGGTGGGCGACCACGCCGCGGCGCAGACCATGACCGAACTGCACCGCCTGCTGTCCGCAGGTGAGCAACCAGCCGCGGCGCTGGCCGAGGCCACTGCGGCCGAACCGCTGCGCCGCCCCTTCGTCTGCCTCGGCGCAGGCTAG
- a CDS encoding C1 family peptidase, whose product MSPDRSQAAEIAAVQAGLAALGDPWLAGETMLSRLPVESRAARLGVPAPGSDEVAARADQPQRMAEAARRTVGEEVVAALAPTPNLPERFDLRNLSGRDYVTPVKDQGESGSCSAFGTIAALEGTAAYTRSAPGLNLDLSEAHLFFGHGAERGFTNRTGSWPDELFDDSMSKGVTFEDYFPYTEDGSGSLHPDWPNRVAKVEDVVDLGRNPAAIKHHIYGYGPVTACLVVYNDLFHYTSGVYRHTTEEISGGHCVALIGWDDTAGCWIAKNSWGVDWGERGYFRIAYGEGYIEDYPDPRPTTLGCTGVNLRAWLPPQRALRLFATAHDANGWAYLEHLGWTRLSGGSHSTTNKLAMLTHARAGGLAVAPFVDNDELSMVQIAY is encoded by the coding sequence ATGAGCCCCGACCGTTCCCAGGCGGCGGAGATCGCGGCCGTGCAGGCCGGGCTCGCCGCGCTGGGGGACCCGTGGCTCGCCGGCGAGACCATGCTGAGCAGGCTCCCGGTGGAGTCGCGGGCGGCCCGGTTGGGGGTTCCCGCGCCCGGTTCCGACGAGGTCGCCGCCCGCGCGGACCAGCCACAGCGGATGGCCGAGGCCGCCCGCCGGACCGTGGGTGAGGAGGTCGTCGCCGCGCTGGCGCCCACGCCGAACCTCCCCGAGCGGTTCGACCTGCGGAACCTGAGCGGCCGGGACTACGTCACACCGGTGAAGGACCAGGGTGAAAGCGGCTCCTGCAGCGCGTTCGGCACCATCGCTGCGCTGGAGGGCACGGCCGCCTACACCCGGAGTGCTCCGGGACTGAACCTCGACCTGTCCGAAGCGCACCTGTTCTTCGGGCACGGGGCGGAACGTGGCTTCACGAACCGGACCGGTTCGTGGCCGGACGAGTTGTTCGACGACAGCATGTCCAAAGGCGTGACGTTCGAGGACTACTTTCCGTACACCGAGGACGGTTCCGGATCGTTGCATCCGGACTGGCCGAACCGCGTCGCCAAGGTGGAGGACGTCGTGGATCTCGGCCGGAACCCGGCGGCGATCAAGCATCACATCTACGGCTACGGCCCGGTGACTGCTTGTCTCGTCGTGTACAACGACCTGTTCCACTACACCAGTGGCGTGTACCGGCACACCACCGAGGAGATCAGCGGTGGCCACTGCGTCGCGTTGATCGGGTGGGACGACACCGCGGGCTGCTGGATCGCGAAGAACTCGTGGGGAGTGGACTGGGGTGAACGCGGTTACTTCCGCATCGCCTACGGCGAGGGCTACATCGAGGACTACCCGGACCCGCGGCCGACCACGCTCGGCTGCACCGGGGTGAACCTGCGGGCCTGGCTCCCGCCGCAGCGCGCATTGCGGTTGTTTGCGACGGCGCATGACGCGAATGGATGGGCGTACCTGGAACACCTGGGATGGACGCGCCTTTCCGGGGGGTCGCACAGCACAACGAACAAACTCGCGATGCTGACCCACGCACGGGCCGGCGGACTTGCGGTCGCCCCGTTCGTCGACAACGACGAGCTGAGCATGGTCCAGATCGCGTACTAA
- a CDS encoding LysR family transcriptional regulator: MTYMIDLRRLQVLRAVAYHGTVTAAAQSLHLTPSAASQQIRQLGQDLGVVLLERHGRRVRLTPTARSLLSHADAIESRWQQAEAELLRTGSGPAGLLRMAGFPTAISTLLAPVTAILRETCPALTVRLREAEPAESFDLLFAGDTDLAVVEATQTGPAVGDRRFDQRALLDDRYDLLVHREHRFAGRISVDLAELSEEDWIIGVPDNTCREHTLAACTAAGFSPNIAHEAEQWDVVATLVAHRLGVALTPRLRQLPPDLPVAHLPVTGPTVPSRKFLTCTRRGGRDSPAVAAALRELEAYALGRQRSG, translated from the coding sequence ATGACCTACATGATCGACCTACGCAGGCTGCAGGTCCTGCGTGCGGTCGCGTACCACGGAACGGTCACCGCGGCGGCGCAGTCCCTGCACCTGACCCCCTCCGCCGCCTCCCAGCAGATTCGCCAGCTCGGTCAGGATCTCGGGGTGGTCCTGCTGGAGCGGCACGGCCGCAGGGTCCGGCTCACCCCCACCGCGCGCTCCCTGCTCAGCCATGCGGACGCGATCGAGTCGCGCTGGCAGCAGGCCGAGGCCGAGTTGCTGCGCACCGGCTCGGGGCCGGCCGGGCTGCTGCGGATGGCCGGGTTCCCCACCGCGATCAGCACCCTGCTCGCACCGGTCACGGCAATCCTGCGGGAGACCTGCCCGGCGCTGACCGTGCGGCTGCGCGAGGCCGAGCCCGCGGAGAGCTTCGACCTGCTGTTCGCCGGGGACACCGACCTGGCCGTGGTGGAGGCGACCCAGACCGGGCCCGCCGTCGGGGACCGGCGGTTCGACCAGCGCGCCCTGCTGGACGACCGGTACGACCTGCTGGTCCACCGGGAACACCGGTTCGCCGGACGGATCTCGGTGGACCTGGCCGAACTGTCCGAAGAGGACTGGATCATCGGCGTGCCGGACAACACCTGCCGCGAACACACCCTCGCGGCCTGCACCGCGGCCGGGTTCAGCCCGAACATCGCGCACGAGGCCGAGCAGTGGGATGTGGTGGCCACCCTGGTGGCGCACCGGCTCGGGGTGGCGCTGACCCCGCGGTTGCGGCAGTTGCCACCGGACCTGCCGGTCGCCCACCTGCCGGTGACCGGGCCGACCGTGCCCTCGCGGAAGTTCCTCACCTGCACCCGCCGCGGCGGCCGGGACAGCCCGGCCGTCGCGGCGGCGTTGCGTGAGCTGGAGGCCTACGCGCTCGGCCGCCAGCGGTCCGGATAG
- a CDS encoding carboxypeptidase regulatory-like domain-containing protein — MNEIGPDGAGLPDNRELMASVGRLVEADPPPADLVERIQFAIALENLDVEVARWERADPLAGVRGSGEGTITFTVSDLTVMINLTKIGRHHRIDGWLVPAGEYGVEVRVAEHGSSSTMADEGGRFVLDEVPRGTTQIVVTLGGATSCRTVVTPTVVL; from the coding sequence ATGAACGAGATCGGGCCGGACGGTGCGGGCTTGCCCGATAACCGGGAACTGATGGCGAGTGTGGGCAGGCTGGTCGAGGCGGACCCACCGCCCGCCGACCTGGTGGAGCGGATCCAGTTCGCGATCGCGCTGGAGAACCTGGACGTCGAGGTCGCCCGCTGGGAACGAGCTGACCCGCTGGCCGGGGTGCGGGGCAGCGGCGAGGGCACGATCACCTTCACCGTGAGCGACCTGACCGTGATGATCAATCTGACCAAGATCGGCCGACATCATCGCATTGACGGGTGGCTGGTTCCGGCCGGGGAGTACGGGGTCGAGGTACGGGTGGCCGAGCACGGTTCGTCGTCCACCATGGCCGACGAGGGCGGGCGGTTCGTGCTGGACGAGGTTCCGAGAGGCACCACCCAGATAGTGGTGACCCTTGGTGGCGCCACCTCCTGTCGTACCGTGGTTACCCCGACCGTGGTGCTATAA
- a CDS encoding helix-turn-helix domain-containing protein — protein MSDGPVTEAPAPSVRLRRIARVLREWRARTEYKQEDVAARAGWSRAKQSRLEAATPPIRPADVVTLALVYGIDEEEREALFNSAQIAQAPGWWESVQEGALDADVLDYVQLESEATNVRTFKLDVVPGLFQTRDYTAALQHASVPPLPAEAEQDRLDARMHRQGRLTDDTPLEVEAILTEAVLHVEVGGPEVMRRQRGRLLELAELPNVELRVIPAGAGAYPAMSVPFSILGFDGSPTDSDVGYVELLGRGVYLERAEDVQPYSLAFDSLRNVAMSPRETVEFISALPSTTT, from the coding sequence ATGAGCGACGGTCCGGTCACGGAGGCCCCAGCGCCCAGCGTTCGGCTGCGACGGATCGCCCGCGTACTGCGCGAGTGGCGTGCCCGGACCGAGTACAAGCAGGAGGATGTCGCCGCTCGGGCTGGCTGGTCCAGGGCGAAGCAGTCCAGGTTGGAGGCCGCGACCCCGCCGATCCGGCCAGCGGACGTGGTGACCCTGGCGCTGGTGTACGGCATCGACGAGGAGGAACGCGAGGCCCTGTTCAACAGCGCGCAGATTGCCCAGGCTCCGGGCTGGTGGGAGTCGGTCCAGGAGGGCGCGCTGGACGCCGACGTACTCGACTACGTGCAGCTGGAGTCGGAGGCGACGAACGTGCGCACCTTCAAATTGGACGTGGTGCCCGGACTGTTCCAGACCCGCGACTACACCGCCGCGCTGCAACATGCTTCCGTGCCGCCGCTGCCGGCGGAGGCCGAGCAGGACCGGCTGGATGCCCGGATGCATCGGCAGGGCCGGTTGACCGACGACACCCCGCTGGAGGTGGAGGCGATCCTGACCGAGGCCGTCCTGCATGTCGAGGTGGGGGGTCCGGAAGTCATGCGGCGGCAACGCGGGCGGCTGCTGGAGCTGGCCGAGCTGCCCAATGTGGAGCTACGGGTGATCCCGGCAGGTGCGGGTGCCTACCCGGCGATGAGCGTGCCGTTCAGCATCCTTGGTTTCGACGGGAGCCCGACCGACTCCGACGTCGGCTACGTGGAGCTACTCGGTCGCGGGGTGTATTTGGAACGAGCCGAGGACGTGCAGCCGTATAGCCTTGCCTTCGACAGCCTGCGGAACGTCGCGATGAGTCCACGGGAGACCGTGGAGTTCATTTCCGCGCTGCCGAGCACGACAACCTGA
- a CDS encoding response regulator transcription factor: MRILVVDDEEALAEAIAEGLTDEGFTVDVVHDGREALWLAREGNYSAIVLDVLLPGMDGFAVCQELRRAGGWTPVLMLTVRNAARDERDALDLGADDFLGKPFDFSVLVARLRALIRRPRANTLPPVRAGDLELDLRLRTCRRAGTEISLSAREFTLLHALLERPGTVVPRHELRDRVWGWDFDGNPGILDVYIGYLRNKVDRPFGLHTIRTVRGVGYLIEAER, encoded by the coding sequence GTGCGGATTCTTGTGGTCGACGATGAGGAGGCGCTTGCCGAGGCGATCGCCGAGGGACTCACCGACGAAGGGTTCACCGTCGACGTGGTGCACGACGGCCGGGAGGCCCTGTGGCTGGCCCGGGAGGGCAACTACAGCGCCATCGTGCTGGACGTGCTGCTGCCCGGGATGGACGGTTTCGCCGTCTGCCAGGAGCTGCGCCGGGCGGGCGGCTGGACCCCGGTGCTCATGCTCACCGTGCGCAACGCGGCACGCGACGAGCGGGACGCACTCGACCTTGGCGCCGATGACTTCCTCGGCAAGCCCTTCGACTTCTCGGTGCTGGTGGCCCGGCTGCGGGCACTGATCCGGCGGCCACGGGCGAACACCCTCCCGCCGGTGCGGGCCGGTGACCTCGAACTCGACCTCCGGCTGCGCACCTGCCGCCGGGCCGGTACCGAGATCAGCCTTTCGGCGCGGGAGTTCACGTTGCTGCACGCGCTGCTGGAACGGCCGGGCACGGTGGTGCCCCGGCACGAGCTGCGCGACCGGGTCTGGGGCTGGGACTTCGACGGCAACCCCGGCATCCTGGACGTCTACATCGGATACCTGCGCAACAAGGTGGACCGGCCGTTCGGGCTGCACACCATCCGGACCGTGCGCGGGGTCGGCTACCTGATCGAAGCCGAGCGGTGA
- a CDS encoding serine hydrolase domain-containing protein has translation MRRAHSLGIRLAASLLVLGTVAACGPSLPPVPDGVSTISGYAEHLRDTGFSGAFLADHPGGTDAHALGLADRKTGTGNEVGTAFDIGSIAKSFTAAAVLRLVDGGLLGPETTLGELLAEVPADKREITVRQLLEHTSGLAEYHDTEGDFEPMSRAAALRRILGQELKFRPGTGEAYSNSGYTLAAILVEEVTGRTFTAVVGDLFAAAGLEHTGFYGSETLRAIPVATGYEGSVHGRNNPAYWEPTWALLGGGGIAATVRDLRTWWQALRESTLLRPESTRLLLDAVAPEQTVDGVRGRGTSGLNDFGFGATIVQLERPRAVLVVASNANSPEDEITTEVGLVLAQLLAG, from the coding sequence ATGAGACGAGCGCACTCCCTTGGCATCCGGTTGGCCGCGTCCCTCCTGGTCCTCGGCACCGTCGCCGCCTGCGGGCCATCGCTGCCACCCGTGCCGGACGGCGTCAGCACCATCTCCGGCTACGCCGAGCACCTGCGGGACACCGGCTTCAGCGGCGCCTTCCTGGCCGACCATCCGGGCGGGACTGATGCCCACGCCCTGGGCCTTGCCGACCGGAAGACGGGTACCGGTAACGAGGTGGGCACCGCCTTCGACATCGGCTCGATCGCCAAGAGCTTCACCGCCGCGGCCGTGCTGCGTCTTGTCGACGGGGGACTCCTCGGGCCGGAGACCACCCTCGGCGAACTGCTCGCCGAGGTGCCCGCGGACAAGCGGGAGATCACCGTGCGGCAACTGCTCGAACACACCTCGGGGCTGGCCGAGTACCACGACACCGAGGGCGATTTCGAGCCGATGAGCCGTGCGGCGGCGTTGCGGCGAATCCTCGGCCAGGAACTGAAGTTCCGGCCGGGTACCGGGGAGGCCTACTCCAACTCCGGCTACACCCTCGCCGCGATCCTGGTGGAGGAGGTCACCGGCAGGACGTTCACCGCCGTGGTCGGGGACCTGTTCGCCGCGGCGGGCCTGGAGCACACCGGTTTCTACGGCAGCGAGACGCTGCGCGCCATCCCGGTGGCCACCGGGTACGAGGGCTCGGTGCACGGCCGGAACAACCCGGCGTACTGGGAGCCGACCTGGGCCTTGCTCGGCGGGGGCGGGATCGCAGCCACCGTGCGCGACCTGCGCACCTGGTGGCAGGCCCTGCGGGAGTCCACTTTGCTGCGACCGGAGTCCACGCGGCTGCTGCTCGATGCCGTCGCCCCCGAGCAGACCGTGGACGGGGTGCGCGGGCGCGGCACCAGCGGGCTGAACGACTTCGGCTTCGGCGCGACCATCGTGCAGCTGGAGCGGCCGAGGGCGGTGCTCGTCGTTGCCAGTAACGCGAACTCGCCCGAGGATGAGATCACCACCGAGGTCGGCCTGGTGCTGGCGCAACTGCTTGCCGGCTGA
- a CDS encoding DUF397 domain-containing protein, whose amino-acid sequence MPVSDLAGAEWRTSSYSGSASNECVEVAHRPRIVGIRDSKDPDGGMLTVPADGWSAFLAAVRT is encoded by the coding sequence ATGCCCGTTTCCGACCTGGCCGGCGCCGAGTGGCGCACGAGCAGCTACAGCGGTAGCGCTTCCAACGAGTGCGTCGAGGTCGCCCACCGCCCGCGGATCGTCGGGATCCGGGATTCCAAGGACCCCGATGGCGGCATGCTGACCGTCCCGGCCGATGGCTGGTCCGCGTTCCTGGCGGCCGTGAGGACCTGA